In the Stakelama saccharophila genome, AGCCGTGGTCGCCCGAAGCGCCGCGGTGTTGGTGCCGATAACAGTCATGATACCGTTCCTTCGTGAAGAGGTGGGGATGCCCGGCGGCCAATCACCGCCGGGGATCTGGTCCGGTTAGCGCAGCAGCTGCAGCACGCCCTGCTTCGACTGGTTCGCCTGGGCGAGCATCGCGGTCGAGGCCTGGCTGAGGATCTGCGCCTTGGCGAGGTTGGTCGTCTCGGTCGAGAAGTCCGCATCCTCGATCCGGCTGCGCGCATCGGTCAGGTTGGTGACGTTCGATGTCAGATTGTTCACCGCCGACTGCAGCTGG is a window encoding:
- a CDS encoding flagellin; the protein is QNQLQSAVNNLTSNVTNLTDARSRIEDADFSTETTNLAKAQILSQASTAMLAQANQSKQGVLQLLR